In one window of Microbacterium dextranolyticum DNA:
- a CDS encoding sirohydrochlorin chelatase, with translation MTALLGISHGTADAAGQHAVAALVAGVTTALPDTVVRLGHVDVQQPDVAAALSALTAEPVTLVPLLLSAGYHVHVDLRRAIAHRADVTITAALGPDDRLVDVLVARLVEAGYRDGADAEIILAVAGSSDERANEDCRETARLLAGRLGRPVRIAFLAAAEPRVREAVARASAGGHRVFVATYLLAPGYFHDLAVREAPGAIVARPLLDADPPAAALVDLVVARFRSTA, from the coding sequence ATGACGGCGCTCCTCGGCATCTCTCACGGAACGGCGGATGCCGCCGGGCAGCACGCGGTCGCCGCCCTCGTCGCGGGGGTCACCACCGCACTGCCCGATACCGTCGTCCGACTCGGGCACGTCGACGTCCAGCAGCCCGACGTCGCCGCCGCACTCTCCGCGCTCACCGCCGAACCGGTGACGCTCGTGCCGCTGCTGCTGTCGGCGGGATACCACGTCCACGTCGATCTGCGACGGGCGATCGCCCACCGCGCCGACGTGACCATCACGGCGGCCCTCGGCCCCGACGATCGGCTCGTCGATGTGCTCGTCGCCCGTCTCGTCGAGGCCGGCTACCGCGACGGGGCGGATGCAGAGATCATCCTCGCCGTCGCGGGATCGAGCGACGAACGCGCGAACGAGGACTGCCGCGAGACGGCGCGTCTGCTCGCCGGGCGCCTGGGGCGCCCCGTGCGCATCGCCTTTCTCGCCGCGGCGGAGCCGCGCGTGCGAGAAGCGGTCGCGCGGGCATCCGCCGGGGGCCACCGCGTCTTCGTGGCGACGTACCTGCTCGCTCCGGGCTACTTCCATGACCTCGCCGTGCGCGAGGCGCCGGGCGCGATCGTCGCCCGACCGCTGCTCGATGCCGACCCACCTGCGGCGGCCCTCGTCGATCTGGTCGTCGCGCGCTTCCGCAGCACCGCCTGA
- a CDS encoding helix-turn-helix domain-containing protein: protein MPDALLAERVRWFWAASWHLPHGVTSEQTLLPFAAANLAVEPTDVTLSGPSASTVATILKGSGWVVAANLQPAATAALLGGQTVIPDATRIIVAADLIAEVAQVFHRIEDFDAAVDATVAALSAWIVQRVPPPGDSAIRANRLLALIENDPNVTTLGETAEALHISPRTAQRIAHDDIGMSVGRIIRRSRLQRTLQHARESPTESLAAIAAANGYSDHSHMAAELRTITRQTATQHRAAVRAPNR, encoded by the coding sequence ATGCCAGATGCGCTGCTTGCGGAGAGAGTGCGCTGGTTCTGGGCCGCATCCTGGCATCTGCCTCACGGCGTTACGTCCGAACAGACGCTGTTGCCCTTCGCCGCAGCCAACCTTGCCGTCGAGCCAACCGACGTCACGCTTTCCGGGCCGAGCGCCAGCACTGTCGCCACCATACTGAAAGGCAGCGGATGGGTGGTCGCGGCGAACCTGCAACCCGCCGCCACTGCCGCTCTCCTGGGCGGCCAGACCGTGATTCCCGACGCCACCCGGATCATCGTCGCGGCTGATCTCATTGCCGAGGTCGCCCAGGTGTTCCACCGCATCGAGGACTTCGACGCCGCCGTGGATGCCACCGTCGCCGCACTGTCGGCGTGGATCGTTCAGCGGGTACCGCCGCCCGGCGACTCAGCGATCAGGGCGAACCGCCTCCTCGCGCTGATCGAGAACGATCCGAACGTCACGACCCTCGGAGAGACCGCAGAAGCACTGCACATCTCCCCACGCACGGCCCAACGCATCGCCCACGACGACATCGGCATGTCGGTCGGCAGGATCATCCGTCGCTCCCGCCTGCAACGCACCCTGCAGCACGCCCGCGAGTCACCCACCGAATCCCTCGCCGCCATCGCCGCTGCGAACGGGTACTCGGATCACTCCCACATGGCCGCCGAGTTGCGAACCATCACTCGCCAGACGGCCACTCAACACCGAGCGGCCGTGCGCGCACCGAACCGCTGA
- a CDS encoding MFS transporter produces the protein MSLPDHPAPDAVAAAQERDAGSAGPRSRRRVFAWALWDWATQPFNSVLLTFVWVPSFLVSPFFLDPAVARSGIVDGKAIDCDTAANTATEYCRSLGSLDASLGWGITIAGLLIALIAPVVGQRADALGRRKLMLGVFTGALIACQLAMAFVPGIPAMFWFGVAMISLGTVVSEIAGANYNALLVSVSTPMTVGRVSGLGWGFGYLGGIIALTIVVGLILAGVLDGTQSITFQLVAAGATVWTLVFSIPIFLRVPEPPAGTGSRDVGFFAGYAEVVRSIRRLWHDARPTLWFLLASAVYRDGLAAVFTFGTVIAGRVFGFGFTDLVVFGIALNLVAGVSTIFAGRLDDRFGPKRVILVAIGGIVLCCLAVFFAAGAGKGLFWVVGIVLAVFVGPAQSASRSFLARVTPAGTEGEVFGLYATTGRAASWMASLLWGVFIALAANQTLYGILGIALVLAVGFVMLVFVTAPPRTAPDASH, from the coding sequence ATGTCGCTCCCCGATCATCCCGCCCCCGATGCCGTGGCCGCCGCTCAGGAGCGCGATGCGGGCTCCGCGGGTCCCCGATCGCGCCGTCGCGTCTTCGCCTGGGCGCTGTGGGACTGGGCGACGCAGCCGTTCAACTCGGTGCTGCTGACCTTCGTCTGGGTGCCGAGCTTTCTCGTCTCGCCGTTCTTCCTCGATCCGGCGGTCGCCCGCAGCGGCATCGTCGACGGCAAGGCGATCGACTGCGACACGGCCGCCAACACCGCGACGGAGTACTGCCGGTCGCTCGGATCGCTGGATGCGAGCCTCGGCTGGGGGATCACGATCGCGGGGCTGCTGATCGCCCTGATCGCGCCCGTGGTCGGGCAGCGAGCGGATGCCCTGGGTCGCCGCAAGCTCATGCTCGGGGTCTTCACGGGCGCACTCATCGCCTGCCAGCTCGCGATGGCCTTCGTGCCGGGCATCCCCGCGATGTTCTGGTTCGGCGTGGCGATGATCTCGCTCGGCACGGTCGTCAGCGAGATCGCGGGCGCGAACTACAACGCGCTGCTCGTGTCGGTGTCGACGCCGATGACCGTGGGCCGCGTGTCGGGCCTCGGCTGGGGGTTCGGCTATCTCGGCGGGATCATCGCGCTCACGATCGTCGTCGGGCTCATCCTCGCGGGCGTGCTCGACGGAACGCAGTCGATCACCTTCCAGCTCGTCGCTGCCGGAGCGACGGTGTGGACCCTCGTCTTCTCCATCCCGATCTTCCTGCGGGTGCCCGAGCCGCCCGCGGGCACGGGCTCGCGCGACGTCGGCTTCTTCGCCGGCTACGCCGAGGTCGTCCGCTCGATCCGGCGACTGTGGCACGACGCCCGCCCGACGCTCTGGTTCCTGCTGGCATCCGCCGTCTACCGCGACGGCCTCGCGGCGGTCTTCACGTTCGGCACCGTCATCGCGGGGCGGGTGTTCGGCTTCGGATTCACCGACCTCGTGGTCTTCGGCATCGCCCTGAACCTCGTCGCCGGCGTCTCGACCATCTTCGCGGGGCGGCTCGACGACCGCTTCGGTCCCAAACGGGTGATTCTCGTCGCGATCGGCGGGATCGTGCTGTGCTGCCTCGCGGTCTTCTTCGCGGCGGGCGCGGGCAAGGGCCTGTTCTGGGTCGTCGGGATCGTCCTGGCCGTCTTCGTCGGGCCGGCGCAGTCGGCGTCGCGGTCGTTCCTCGCGCGCGTGACCCCCGCCGGCACCGAGGGCGAGGTCTTCGGCCTGTACGCGACCACGGGGCGCGCCGCGAGCTGGATGGCCTCGCTGCTGTGGGGCGTGTTCATCGCCCTCGCGGCCAACCAGACGCTCTACGGCATTCTGGGGATCGCGCTCGTGCTCGCCGTCGGGTTCGTGATGCTCGTCTTCGTCACGGCACCGCCGCGGACCGCGCCCGACGCGTCACACTGA
- a CDS encoding MarR family winged helix-turn-helix transcriptional regulator, producing the protein METHDNTSDTPHTPTRPFGFWLRAAHGLISRELRAAVTAEGIGRRDARLLTLLGAESLPPELAERIRRHGGKKLRGLVERGWVAENDGAWTLTDEGRATAARLDEATERVRTRISTAVSDDDLATTQASLEALVREFGGTPDERMPHRFGHRGFGPGRHGFDPARGFGPGHGFGPGHGFGPGHGGCGERHGHDPRAEHAYERGFDAGFARGREADAA; encoded by the coding sequence ATGGAGACCCACGACAACACCTCTGACACACCCCACACCCCGACACGCCCGTTCGGATTCTGGCTCCGCGCCGCCCATGGACTGATCTCCCGCGAGCTGCGGGCCGCCGTCACCGCGGAAGGGATCGGCCGTCGCGACGCGCGCCTGCTGACCCTGCTCGGCGCGGAGAGTCTGCCGCCCGAACTCGCGGAGCGTATCCGCCGCCACGGCGGAAAGAAGCTGCGCGGCCTCGTCGAACGCGGCTGGGTCGCCGAGAACGACGGCGCCTGGACGCTCACCGACGAGGGGCGCGCCACCGCCGCACGCCTCGACGAGGCCACCGAGCGCGTCCGCACGCGCATCTCGACGGCCGTCTCGGACGACGACCTCGCGACCACCCAGGCGAGCCTCGAGGCGCTCGTCCGCGAGTTCGGCGGGACGCCGGACGAGCGGATGCCGCACCGATTCGGGCATCGCGGATTCGGGCCCGGCCGCCACGGGTTCGACCCCGCTCGCGGGTTCGGGCCCGGTCACGGGTTCGGGCCCGGTCACGGGTTCGGCCCCGGCCACGGCGGCTGCGGCGAGCGCCACGGACATGACCCCCGCGCCGAGCACGCGTACGAGCGCGGCTTCGACGCCGGGTTCGCACGAGGACGCGAGGCCGACGCGGCCTGA
- a CDS encoding DUF3224 domain-containing protein, translating into MTDVMASGRFDIDIAPADALLAGTGRFDFTKRWTGGIEGTSAGVMLSAGDPASGTAGYVAIEVFEGSIDGRTGTIAFQQLGSMADGAEALRYEVIPGSGTGDLTTVTGELVLDAAHGDHTVMVRLRLT; encoded by the coding sequence ATGACTGACGTGATGGCTTCTGGACGCTTCGATATCGACATCGCCCCGGCGGACGCGCTGCTTGCCGGCACCGGCCGGTTCGACTTCACGAAGAGATGGACCGGCGGAATCGAGGGCACCTCGGCTGGCGTCATGCTCTCGGCCGGCGACCCGGCGAGCGGAACAGCGGGATACGTCGCGATCGAGGTGTTCGAAGGCTCCATCGATGGTCGGACGGGGACGATCGCGTTCCAGCAGCTCGGCTCGATGGCCGATGGTGCGGAGGCCCTGCGGTACGAGGTCATCCCGGGGTCGGGCACCGGGGACTTGACCACCGTGACCGGCGAGTTGGTCCTCGATGCCGCGCATGGCGATCACACGGTGATGGTGCGGCTCCGTCTCACTTGA
- the cysD gene encoding sulfate adenylyltransferase subunit CysD, giving the protein MTIDLAPAPARLSTLDLLEAEAIHIIREVVAEFERPVLLFSGGKDSVVVLHLATKAFFPGKVPFPVLHVDTGHNFPEVLAFRDETVARLGLTLEVARVQDYIDDGRLHERADGTRNPLQTQPLLDAIAAGRHDAVFGGARRDEDKARAKERIISLRDEFGQWDPRNQRPELWSLYNGRHTPGQHVRAFPISNWTELDIWRYIEREGIALPPLYFAHERDVYARDGMWRAIGEFSPARPGEEIVLRTVRYRTVGDMSCTGAVESDAADVASIVDEVAATTLTERGATRADDRLSEAAMEDRKKDGYF; this is encoded by the coding sequence ATGACGATCGATCTCGCGCCCGCGCCGGCGCGTCTGAGCACGCTCGACCTCCTCGAGGCCGAGGCGATCCACATCATCCGCGAGGTGGTGGCCGAGTTCGAGCGCCCCGTGCTGCTGTTCTCGGGCGGCAAGGATTCGGTCGTCGTGCTGCACCTCGCGACGAAGGCGTTCTTCCCCGGCAAGGTGCCCTTCCCCGTGCTGCACGTGGACACCGGACACAACTTCCCCGAGGTGCTCGCCTTCCGCGACGAGACCGTGGCTCGGCTCGGGCTCACGCTCGAGGTCGCCCGCGTGCAGGACTACATCGACGACGGTCGCCTGCACGAGCGCGCCGACGGCACGCGCAATCCGCTGCAGACGCAGCCGCTGCTGGATGCCATCGCCGCCGGCCGCCACGACGCCGTCTTCGGCGGCGCGCGCCGAGACGAGGACAAGGCGCGGGCGAAGGAGCGGATCATTTCGCTCCGCGACGAGTTCGGCCAGTGGGACCCGCGCAACCAGCGCCCCGAGCTGTGGTCGCTGTACAACGGGCGGCACACGCCGGGCCAGCACGTGCGCGCCTTCCCGATCTCGAACTGGACCGAGCTCGACATCTGGCGCTATATCGAGCGCGAAGGCATCGCCCTGCCGCCGCTGTACTTCGCACACGAGCGCGACGTGTATGCCCGCGACGGCATGTGGCGCGCGATCGGCGAGTTCTCGCCCGCGCGCCCCGGTGAAGAGATCGTCCTCCGTACGGTGCGCTACCGGACGGTCGGCGACATGAGCTGCACCGGCGCCGTCGAATCGGATGCCGCCGACGTGGCATCCATCGTCGACGAGGTCGCCGCCACGACGCTCACCGAGCGCGGCGCGACCCGGGCTGACGACCGGCTGTCAGAGGCCGCCATGGAAGATCGCAAGAAGGACGGGTACTTCTGA
- a CDS encoding BCCT family transporter: protein MTEIQPAADPLAPRGISPWVFWPAAVVVVVIAGFAMIFPAVAEETFAELQAAIVSTFSWYYVLIAAFFVAFALVLGFSRFGDIKLGKDDDDPEFSLGAWFSLLFAAGMGIGLVFYGVSEPLSHFVNPRPGVTGTDAQLAQNALIQTYLHWGVQAWAIYVVVGVALAYAIHRRRRPISIRWALEPLLGKRVRGVWGNVIDALALVGTIFGVATSLGLGVLQIGAGLDAAGFGAPDTFTQILIIGVITVFVLASVLSGVARGMKWLSTFNLLLAGLLLVFVLFAGQTVYLLREWVQSIGSYLQNYIGLSFTVSAFQGEAGEQWQAAWTSFYWGWWISWAPFVGIFIARVSKGRTVREFVLGVLIVPTLVGILWFAVLGGSALYQELQQPGSMLTPDGGVNLQGALFQLFTHLPAGQVLTIGAIILIAIFFVTSADSGALVMGMLATGGDAEPRRWIRVFFTVATSVLAVALLLAGGLTALQTAAITIALPFSVVMLLICWATVIAFRRERRVYDRAERAHLVEYVGEHYGLDVESGNEQGVRMPSWLRPRRSSPR, encoded by the coding sequence ATGACCGAGATCCAGCCGGCCGCCGATCCGCTCGCCCCTCGGGGCATCTCTCCCTGGGTCTTCTGGCCCGCCGCCGTGGTGGTGGTGGTCATCGCGGGGTTCGCGATGATCTTCCCGGCTGTCGCCGAAGAGACCTTCGCGGAGTTGCAGGCCGCCATCGTCAGCACGTTCAGCTGGTACTACGTGCTCATCGCCGCGTTCTTCGTCGCGTTCGCCCTCGTTCTCGGCTTCAGCCGCTTCGGCGACATCAAGCTCGGCAAGGACGACGACGACCCGGAGTTCTCGCTGGGCGCGTGGTTCTCGCTGCTGTTCGCCGCGGGGATGGGCATCGGTCTCGTCTTCTACGGTGTCAGCGAGCCCCTCAGCCACTTCGTGAACCCGCGACCGGGCGTCACGGGCACCGACGCGCAGCTCGCCCAGAACGCCCTCATCCAGACCTATCTGCACTGGGGTGTGCAAGCGTGGGCCATCTACGTCGTCGTCGGCGTCGCACTCGCTTACGCGATCCACCGTCGGCGCCGGCCCATCTCCATCCGTTGGGCACTCGAGCCGTTGCTCGGAAAGCGCGTGCGCGGCGTCTGGGGCAACGTGATCGACGCCCTCGCCCTCGTCGGCACGATCTTCGGTGTCGCGACCTCGCTCGGGCTCGGCGTTCTGCAGATCGGGGCGGGGTTGGATGCCGCCGGGTTCGGCGCGCCCGACACGTTCACGCAGATCCTCATCATCGGTGTGATCACCGTGTTCGTGCTGGCATCGGTGCTCTCGGGTGTCGCCCGCGGCATGAAGTGGCTCTCGACGTTCAATCTTCTTCTCGCAGGCCTCCTGCTGGTCTTCGTCCTGTTCGCCGGTCAGACCGTCTACCTGCTGCGGGAGTGGGTGCAGTCCATCGGCTCGTATCTGCAGAACTACATCGGGCTGAGCTTCACCGTGAGCGCCTTCCAGGGCGAGGCCGGCGAGCAGTGGCAGGCGGCGTGGACCTCGTTCTACTGGGGCTGGTGGATCTCGTGGGCGCCCTTCGTCGGGATCTTCATCGCGCGGGTGAGCAAGGGACGCACGGTGCGCGAGTTCGTGCTCGGCGTGCTGATCGTTCCGACGCTCGTGGGCATCCTCTGGTTCGCCGTGCTGGGCGGGTCGGCGCTGTATCAAGAGCTGCAGCAGCCCGGATCGATGCTCACGCCCGACGGTGGGGTCAATCTGCAGGGTGCGCTGTTCCAGCTCTTCACCCATCTGCCGGCCGGTCAGGTGCTGACGATCGGCGCGATCATCCTCATCGCGATCTTCTTCGTCACCTCCGCCGACTCCGGCGCGCTCGTCATGGGCATGCTCGCCACGGGCGGCGACGCCGAGCCCCGCCGGTGGATCCGCGTGTTCTTCACTGTCGCGACCTCGGTGCTGGCGGTGGCGCTGCTGCTGGCGGGCGGCCTCACCGCGCTGCAGACGGCGGCGATCACGATCGCGCTGCCGTTCAGCGTCGTGATGCTGCTCATCTGCTGGGCGACCGTCATCGCATTCCGACGCGAGCGCCGCGTCTACGACCGTGCCGAACGTGCGCACCTGGTCGAATACGTCGGCGAGCACTACGGGCTCGACGTCGAATCCGGTAACGAGCAGGGCGTTCGGATGCCGTCGTGGCTGCGGCCGCGACGGTCGTCGCCCCGCTGA
- a CDS encoding MarR family winged helix-turn-helix transcriptional regulator — protein sequence MTDASPPGSGSPDIDAIAAALARLRGRGRGPAGFGGPGGFGGPGGGGGPHGHHGHRSMPERPGPEGPGPFGFGGGGRMAGLARMRMLEALAGASHALSVSEIGETIGVDQPRASRLIQQAVELGLVRREADPDDARRTRVALTDEGARLVSGFRGQRRAHLEHALQDFSDAERAELARLLTKLATAWMPER from the coding sequence ATGACGGATGCCTCCCCACCCGGCTCGGGTTCGCCCGACATCGATGCGATCGCCGCAGCCCTCGCCCGGCTGCGCGGGCGAGGGCGCGGACCGGCAGGGTTCGGCGGGCCCGGAGGATTCGGCGGCCCGGGAGGAGGGGGCGGCCCGCACGGGCACCACGGCCATCGCAGCATGCCGGAGAGGCCGGGCCCGGAGGGACCCGGTCCGTTCGGGTTCGGCGGCGGAGGACGTATGGCCGGCCTCGCCCGCATGCGCATGCTCGAGGCTCTCGCCGGGGCATCCCACGCGCTGAGCGTCAGCGAGATCGGCGAGACGATCGGCGTCGATCAGCCGCGTGCCTCACGCCTCATCCAGCAGGCGGTCGAGCTCGGGCTCGTGCGGCGCGAGGCCGATCCCGATGACGCGCGTCGCACGCGGGTCGCGCTCACTGACGAGGGTGCGCGCCTCGTGAGCGGCTTCCGCGGCCAGCGTCGCGCACACCTCGAACATGCGCTGCAGGACTTCTCCGACGCCGAGCGCGCCGAGCTCGCCAGGCTGCTCACGAAGCTCGCGACGGCGTGGATGCCGGAGCGCTGA
- a CDS encoding phosphoadenylyl-sulfate reductase → MSVSLAPRTQTRRTAEELQALAEVGNAALGSLTDREASAAEVVRWVAENFAPEAAAVACSMADASLPHLVAEQLPGVDVLFLDTGYHFSETRITRDEVQRVLDVRVVDVLPEQTVAEQDAAFGEHLYERDPSLCCARRKVEPLQGALGGYEVWFTGVRRDEAPTRTHTPLITWDGKNGLVKVNPVAAWSFDELMGYAAAHKAPVNLLLDFGYPSIGCQPCTRPVAPGDDPRSGRWAGTAKTECGLHE, encoded by the coding sequence ATGAGCGTCTCGCTCGCGCCTCGCACGCAGACCCGCCGCACCGCGGAGGAGCTGCAGGCCCTCGCCGAGGTGGGCAACGCCGCGCTCGGCAGCCTGACCGACCGCGAGGCGTCCGCTGCGGAGGTCGTACGCTGGGTCGCTGAGAACTTCGCCCCCGAGGCGGCCGCGGTCGCCTGCTCGATGGCGGATGCCTCCCTCCCCCATCTCGTCGCCGAGCAGCTTCCGGGAGTCGATGTCCTCTTTCTCGACACGGGCTACCACTTCTCCGAGACGCGCATCACGCGCGACGAGGTGCAGCGGGTGCTCGACGTGCGGGTCGTCGACGTGCTGCCCGAGCAGACCGTCGCCGAGCAGGATGCCGCGTTCGGTGAGCATCTCTACGAGCGGGACCCGTCGCTGTGCTGCGCCCGGCGCAAGGTCGAGCCGCTGCAGGGCGCGCTCGGCGGCTACGAGGTGTGGTTCACCGGCGTCCGCCGCGACGAGGCCCCCACCCGCACGCACACCCCGCTCATCACATGGGATGGCAAGAACGGCCTGGTGAAGGTCAACCCTGTCGCCGCGTGGAGCTTCGACGAACTCATGGGCTACGCCGCCGCCCACAAGGCGCCGGTCAACCTCCTTCTCGATTTCGGTTATCCGTCGATCGGATGCCAGCCGTGCACCCGCCCCGTGGCGCCCGGCGACGACCCCCGGTCCGGCCGCTGGGCCGGCACCGCCAAGACGGAATGCGGGCTGCACGAATGA
- a CDS encoding nitrite/sulfite reductase codes for MTTSDTDARGAQLPRVDARRAQTTGAPATASASRPARPASKPHGQWKIDGRAPLNANEEWKQVDDGLAVRERIENIYAQGGFSSIDPTDLHGRVRVWGLYTQRKPGIDGGRTASLEPHELEDAYFMLRIRIDGGQLTTEQLRVIAGISQDFGRNTADLTDRQNIQLHWIEVESMPEIWRRLEAVGLGTTEACGDVPRVILGSPVAGISASELIDPTPQIEAIQSRFIGDPTLSNLPRKFKSAITGHPSQDVVHEINDVAFVALEHPELGIGYDLWVGGGLSTAPRLGERLGVFVTADEVPEVWHGVAQIFRDYGYRRLRNKARLKFLLAEWGPEKFRQVLQDEYLGYALPDGPAAPKPASAGDHVGIHRQKDGRFYVGVTPIVGRVSGPTLATLADLIEAHGSTRLRTTPHQKLVILDIPEDRVPSLVAGLDELGLSARPSLIRRGTIACTGIEFCKLAIVETKGHATRAVLDLEERLAQFELPHRISLHVNGCPNSCARIQTADIGLKGQLVTIDGEQVPGYQVHLGGGLASTDRDEAGLGRTVRGLKVAADGIADYVERVVTRFLESRDEASDETFAQWAHRVDEEALV; via the coding sequence ATGACCACGAGCGACACCGATGCACGCGGCGCGCAGCTGCCGCGCGTGGATGCGCGACGCGCGCAGACCACGGGCGCCCCGGCGACGGCTTCCGCCTCTCGCCCGGCCCGTCCCGCGTCGAAGCCGCACGGCCAGTGGAAGATCGACGGCAGGGCGCCGCTCAACGCCAATGAGGAGTGGAAGCAGGTCGACGACGGCCTCGCCGTCCGGGAGCGCATCGAGAACATCTACGCGCAGGGCGGTTTCTCCTCGATCGACCCCACCGATCTGCACGGGCGCGTCCGCGTCTGGGGCCTGTACACGCAGCGCAAGCCCGGCATCGACGGCGGGCGCACGGCCTCGCTCGAGCCGCATGAACTCGAGGACGCCTACTTCATGCTGCGCATCCGCATCGACGGCGGGCAACTGACCACCGAGCAGCTCCGGGTCATCGCGGGGATCTCGCAGGACTTCGGCCGGAACACCGCTGACCTCACCGACCGGCAGAACATCCAGCTGCACTGGATCGAGGTCGAGTCGATGCCCGAGATCTGGCGCCGCCTCGAGGCCGTGGGCCTCGGCACGACCGAAGCGTGCGGCGACGTGCCGCGCGTCATTCTCGGCTCGCCCGTCGCGGGAATCTCCGCATCCGAGCTCATCGACCCCACCCCGCAGATCGAGGCGATCCAGTCACGCTTCATCGGCGACCCGACGCTGTCGAACCTGCCCCGCAAATTCAAGTCGGCGATCACCGGCCACCCCAGCCAGGACGTCGTGCACGAGATCAACGACGTCGCCTTCGTCGCGCTCGAACACCCCGAGCTCGGCATCGGCTACGACCTGTGGGTCGGCGGCGGCCTCTCCACCGCCCCGCGCCTCGGCGAGCGCCTGGGCGTGTTCGTCACCGCGGACGAGGTGCCCGAGGTGTGGCACGGGGTCGCGCAGATCTTCCGCGACTACGGCTACCGGCGCCTGCGCAACAAGGCGCGCCTGAAGTTCCTGCTCGCCGAGTGGGGCCCCGAGAAGTTCCGCCAGGTACTGCAGGACGAGTACCTCGGGTACGCCCTCCCCGACGGCCCCGCCGCTCCGAAGCCGGCGAGCGCCGGCGACCACGTCGGCATCCACCGCCAGAAGGACGGCCGGTTCTACGTCGGCGTCACCCCGATCGTCGGCCGGGTCTCCGGTCCCACCCTCGCGACGCTCGCCGACCTGATCGAGGCGCACGGCTCGACGCGGTTGCGCACGACACCGCATCAGAAGCTCGTGATCCTCGACATTCCCGAAGACCGCGTGCCCTCCCTCGTCGCCGGGCTCGACGAGCTCGGCCTGTCGGCCCGGCCGAGCCTCATCCGCCGCGGCACGATCGCGTGCACCGGCATCGAGTTCTGCAAGCTCGCGATCGTCGAGACGAAGGGGCACGCGACGCGGGCCGTCCTCGACCTCGAGGAGCGCCTCGCGCAGTTCGAGCTGCCGCACCGGATTTCGCTGCACGTGAACGGCTGCCCGAACTCGTGCGCGCGCATTCAGACCGCCGATATCGGGCTGAAGGGCCAGCTCGTCACGATCGACGGCGAACAGGTTCCCGGCTACCAAGTGCACCTGGGCGGCGGACTCGCCTCGACGGACCGCGACGAGGCCGGCCTCGGCCGCACCGTCCGGGGGCTCAAGGTCGCCGCGGACGGCATCGCGGACTATGTCGAGCGGGTCGTCACGCGCTTCCTCGAAAGCCGCGACGAGGCATCCGACGAGACGTTCGCCCAGTGGGCGCACCGCGTCGACGAAGAGGCCCTCGTATGA